The proteins below are encoded in one region of Helianthus annuus cultivar XRQ/B chromosome 2, HanXRQr2.0-SUNRISE, whole genome shotgun sequence:
- the LOC110919595 gene encoding putative F-box/LRR-repeat protein 23, giving the protein MPPKAKSEVETAATRNWLELPSDLTLNILQRIGVVDILENAQKVCTAWRQICKDPAMWKVIYIEDQSKEILKHAVDRSQGQLLDLTVIRFCDDELLQYVADRSSQLKRLEIVYYFGERFSEALKKLSLLEELSLVGVYVSEEDIEAAGRYCPLLKTLKMNQNSYISWKDWVFYGNEDDHDGYDDDFNMTVQNDVAIAIGKNLPELTHLELIGNGMRNTGLQGILDGCGHLETLDLRQCYYVNLKGSLGIRCYRQIKCLKLPHDHLDGYLRAYDIVDDSDDECKGYDYSFYDDDDDDDDDDDDDDHGGDDEDEGDRIADMYILREMMDFIDMYKK; this is encoded by the exons ATGCCACCAAAAGCAAAAAGCGAGGTGGAGACAGCAGCAACAAGGAACTGGTTGGAGCTTCCTTCAGATTTGACGCTGAATATACTCCAAAGAATTGGCGTGGTTGACATACTCGAGAATGCCCAGAAAGTATGCACTGCTTGGCGTCAAATCTGCAAGGACCCTGCTATGTGGAAGGTCATTTATATTGAGGATCAAAGCAAGGAGATCTTAAAGCATGCTGTGGATAGAAGCCAAGGCCAGTTGCTTGATTTAACAGTCATCCGCTTTTGCGATGATGAGCTCCTTCAGTATGTCGCTGATAG ATCAAGTCAGCTTAAACGTCTAGAAATCGTATATTACTTTGGTGAAAGATTTAGTGAAGCTTTGAAGAAATTATCATTATTGGAGGAACTCAGCCTTGTTGGAGTATACGTATCAGAAGAAGATATTGAAGCTGCTGGCCGCTATTGCCCCTTGCTAAAAACACTCAAAATGAACCAAAACTCATATATATCATGGAAGGATTGGGTTTTTTATGGTAATGAGGATGATCATGACGGTTATGATGATGATTTTAACATGACTGTTCAGAATGATGTAGCCATAGCAATTGGGAAAAACTTACCCGAGTTAACTCACCTTGAACTCATTGGGAACGGCATGAGAAACACTGGGTTGCAGGGTATTCTGGACGGTTGTGGTCACCTTGAAACACTCGACTTGCGTCAGTGCTATTATGTTAATCTAAAGGGGAGCTTAGGGATAAGATGTTATCGACAGATTAAATGCCTAAAACTTCCTCATGATCATCTCGATGGGTATCTACGTGCTTATGATATAGTAGATGACTCTGACGATGAATGTAAAGGATACGATTACTCGttctatgatgatgatgatgacgacgatgacgacgatgatgatgatgatcatggtggtgatgatgaagatgaaggtgaTCGTATAGCTGATATGTACATCTTGAGGGAGATGATGGATTTCATTGATATGTATAAGAAGTAA
- the LOC110894089 gene encoding calphotin-like, with amino-acid sequence MPSSSDTGVSDTLDPMAIVSDDEIPSEREVYTSDTTSTDDDDFQPFALPDVGVEPADGIPVGDLPLAVIPAPIPLAAFPVVDVPLDVISDDDIDLFEEGPPEDDYEGGAPIDADVIPPIAEAPVEELPVGSPVLDSLESVASGSLHDQGVQHHSSDADPDMAMSAAPGPSHEFEFDHEVDDDFGPVFPPDFDPDQEIEFIHLDQSLEAPVAPIDPLFDVPVDFDMDLVDPEPAMAPEPIANHDPVLDEAPAIAPPDMGAPAVAPLVDDIPIADLPVIAPPLVDDPVVDAPLADPVPVLFDHAPFAAHIDPRYADTRNGWIDDDDDYPPFVLPVTPPVAPVSAPTDIPLFPPHTTDVHRTDLPITFLQDIPPPRPGEGSSRQPPVSVPPVLSSSLPFTSQFPHVAPPTAPSFIPSSEPFLWTTPPIMPLSDPYHPYHVGYTTEDILTSLMMQQDALTRRIQELERAPRPPCHCQTPFAAPHTPRPLSPDSDVHS; translated from the coding sequence atgccATCATCTTCAGACACAGGAGTATCGGACACCTTGGATCCTATGGCGATCGTTTCAGATGACGAGATTCCGTCAGAGCGAGAGGTCTACACATCAGACACCACCAGCACTGATGACGATGATTTCCAGCCGTTCGCGCTGCCAGACGTCGGAGttgagcctgctgatggcattcCTGTTGGGGATTTAcctcttgcggtgatccctgctcccattCCGCTTGCTGCTTTCCCCGTGGTGGATGTACCACTCGATGTCATATCTGATGACGACATTGATCTGTTCGAGGAGGGTCCGCCTGAGGACGactatgagggcggggcccctatTGATGCTGACGTTATTCCTCCCATTGCTGAGGCCCCTGTAGAGGAGCTTCCTGTTGGTTCACCTGTCCTAGATTCGttggagtctgtggcatccggGTCCCTGCATGACCAAGGTGTGCAGCATCACTCTTCTGACGCCGACCCCGACATGGCGATGTCAGCTGCACCTGGTCCGTCTCATGAGTTCGAGTTTGACCATGAGGTCGATGATGATTTTGGTCCAGTCTTTCCCCCTGACTTCGATCCTGACCAGGAGATCGAGTTTATTCACTTGGACCAGTCCTTAGAGGCGCCCGTAGCTCCTATTGATCCTTTGTTTGACGTCCCTGTTGATTTTGATATGGATCTTGTTGATCCTGAGCCCGCCATGGCCCCCGAGCCTATTGCTAACCATGACCCTGTTCTTGATGAGGCCCCAGCCATTGCACCGCCTGATATGGGTGCACCGGCCGTTGCACCTcttgttgatgatatacccatTGCTGATCTTCCCGTCATTGCTCCACCATTGGtggatgatcctgttgttgatgcACCATTAGCTGATCCCGTGCCGGTATTGTTTGACCATGCACCTTTCGCCGCACACATAGATCCTCGTTATGCCGACACCCGCAACGGGTGGAtcgatgatgatgacgattacCCACCGTTTGTGCTACCTGTCACTCCTCCAGTAGCACCTGTTTCTGCACCCACTGAtattccattgtttcccccacacACCACTGATGTTCATCGCACTGATCTTCCCATTACGTTcctccaggacataccgccacctcgacctggagaggggtcatcgaGGCAGCCGCCTGTTTCTGTTCCACCCGTACTGTCATCATCTTTACCGTTCACATCTCAGTTTCCCCATGTTGCGCCACCTACTGCACCATCTTTCATaccatcgagcgagccatttttatggactacgccccctatcatgccatTGTCTGATCCGTACCACCCGTACCATGTTGGGTACACTACGGAGGACATACTTACATCCTTGATGATGCAGCAGGATGCATTGACACGTCGTattcaggagttggagagagctccacgacCACCTTGCCATTGTCAGACCCCCTTTGCAGCACCGCACACTCCTCGTCCACTTTCCCCTGACTCAGACGTTCATTCTTGA